In uncultured Desulfobacter sp., one DNA window encodes the following:
- a CDS encoding site-specific DNA-methyltransferase: MPTLNWIGKDKVINHHINVPYKILEHQYGYSNGSEIKTETQSGNKILHGDNLEALKALLPQYEGKVKCIYIDPPYNTGNEGWVYNDNVNDPKIKKWLGNVVGKEAEDLSRHDKWLCMMYPRLKLLHKLLSKDGSIFISIDDTEHANLRLICDEIFGQGNFVDNIIWEKNYSPRNDAKYFSASHDFIVVYAKNKQTWNRNLAPRTEKQNKFYKYDDNDGRGKWRPDNVLVKSFSETGVFGIENPNTSEIFYPPEGSCYRFNEEKSKLLLKENRLYFGKDGKGKPQLKRYLSEVNQGIVPQTLWKYEEVSHSQEGKKQLNNIISGNVFDTPKPFQLIERILQIASNKEDLILDSFAGSGTTAHAVLNLNKKDGGNRRFILVEMESYANNVTAERVKRVINGYGENGKKVEGTAGSFDFYELGNSLFLDNEMLNEDVGIDKIREYVWFSETRLPYKTSDSEDEHLLGVTNSSALYFYYYKDKLTTLDDSFLRQIRTKSEQYIIYADKTVC, from the coding sequence ATGCCAACACTCAATTGGATTGGAAAAGACAAAGTGATTAATCATCACATAAATGTTCCTTATAAAATTTTGGAACATCAGTATGGGTATAGTAATGGAAGCGAAATTAAAACAGAAACTCAAAGTGGGAATAAAATTCTTCACGGCGACAATTTAGAGGCACTTAAAGCATTATTACCTCAATATGAAGGAAAGGTGAAATGTATCTACATTGACCCCCCATATAATACGGGCAACGAAGGGTGGGTCTATAATGACAATGTAAATGACCCCAAAATAAAAAAATGGTTAGGGAACGTAGTAGGAAAAGAAGCGGAAGATTTATCACGCCATGACAAATGGTTATGTATGATGTACCCAAGATTAAAGTTATTACATAAGCTACTCTCAAAAGATGGCTCAATATTTATATCAATTGATGATACCGAACACGCTAACCTTAGATTAATTTGCGATGAGATATTTGGACAAGGCAATTTTGTTGATAATATAATATGGGAAAAGAATTATTCGCCAAGAAATGATGCTAAGTATTTTTCCGCTTCTCATGACTTTATTGTTGTTTATGCAAAAAATAAGCAAACGTGGAATAGGAATCTTGCTCCTAGAACAGAAAAACAAAATAAATTTTATAAATATGATGATAATGATGGTAGGGGAAAATGGAGACCAGATAATGTCTTAGTAAAGTCCTTTTCCGAAACCGGAGTTTTTGGAATTGAAAATCCAAATACTAGTGAGATATTTTATCCCCCTGAAGGTAGTTGTTATCGTTTTAATGAAGAAAAATCAAAGCTTTTACTTAAAGAAAATAGGCTATATTTTGGTAAGGATGGTAAAGGAAAGCCACAATTGAAAAGATATTTAAGTGAGGTTAATCAAGGTATAGTACCTCAAACACTTTGGAAATACGAGGAGGTATCACATAGTCAAGAGGGTAAGAAACAGCTGAATAATATTATTAGTGGTAATGTTTTTGATACACCAAAACCATTTCAATTAATTGAGCGAATTCTACAAATTGCTTCAAACAAAGAAGATTTAATACTCGATTCCTTTGCTGGTTCAGGTACTACTGCACACGCTGTCTTAAACTTGAATAAGAAAGATGGAGGAAATAGAAGGTTTATTCTTGTTGAGATGGAAAGCTATGCAAATAATGTAACTGCTGAACGTGTTAAAAGAGTAATTAATGGTTATGGAGAAAATGGTAAAAAAGTAGAGGGGACGGCTGGAAGTTTTGATTTTTATGAATTAGGAAACTCTTTGTTCTTAGACAATGAAATGCTTAATGAAGATGTTGGGATAGATAAGATACGCGAATATGTGTGGTTCTCTGAAACTCGGCTTCCTTACAAAACATCTGATAGCGAAGATGAACATCTTTTAGGTGTTACTAATTCATCTGCATTGTATTTTTATTATTACAAGGATAAATTAACAACATTAGATGATAGTTTCCTGCGTCAAATAAGAACAAAGTCAGAACAGTATATAATTTATGCAGACAAAACTGTGTGTTAG
- a CDS encoding DEAD/DEAH box helicase family protein: protein MELKPYQQQVINDLDKFLEYVNTYQDSAKAYNQFWEDKVGKYQVKLDGSYSGMKPYKNNIPGATHIAIKVPTAGGKTFIACNALSSIFKSFDASKPKAVVWLVPWSNLLQQTVGHLSNPTHPYREKLNALFGNRVEVLEKEQLLQGAGFNPTSVQEQLNIFVFNFSSIRINSRKKDDRKVYEQNGALEQFRGFVDNDPCY, encoded by the coding sequence ATGGAATTAAAACCATATCAACAGCAAGTAATAAATGACCTAGATAAGTTTCTTGAATATGTAAATACTTATCAGGATTCAGCTAAAGCTTATAATCAGTTTTGGGAAGATAAAGTTGGTAAATACCAAGTTAAGCTCGATGGTTCGTATTCAGGAATGAAACCCTATAAGAACAATATTCCGGGAGCAACACATATTGCTATAAAAGTACCAACTGCCGGGGGAAAAACTTTTATTGCCTGTAATGCATTGTCTTCTATTTTTAAATCCTTCGATGCCTCAAAACCCAAAGCGGTTGTTTGGTTAGTTCCCTGGTCAAACCTGTTGCAGCAAACCGTTGGTCATTTATCGAATCCTACTCATCCATACAGAGAAAAGCTAAACGCTTTATTCGGAAACCGTGTAGAAGTATTAGAAAAAGAGCAACTACTTCAAGGTGCAGGGTTCAATCCTACTTCAGTTCAGGAGCAGCTAAATATTTTCGTCTTCAACTTTAGCAGTATTCGTATTAATTCACGAAAGAAGGACGACCGTAAAGTTTATGAGCAAAACGGAGCGCTAGAGCAATTCCGGGGCTTTGTAGATAATGACCCTTGTTATTGA
- a CDS encoding ImmA/IrrE family metallo-endopeptidase, protein MGVKGRRKRDLQDEPTLLKDVQSIIDNAIEKGFVKDYEVDIERIVENEGIILEKDFEMESSKSGSLSKDKKQDKWVIKVNGKHHVKRQRFTIAHEFAHYCLHKDEQGSFVDEEIYFRKDHESSIEYNADVFASEILMPKVLFDKAIKEDNIKKIKELSDKFNVSTMAITIRAEKLGFKTKSHEK, encoded by the coding sequence ATGGGAGTAAAAGGAAGACGAAAAAGAGATTTACAAGACGAACCCACTTTATTAAAGGATGTTCAGTCAATAATTGACAATGCAATTGAAAAAGGTTTTGTAAAAGACTACGAAGTAGATATTGAACGTATCGTTGAAAATGAAGGTATAATCCTTGAAAAGGACTTTGAAATGGAGTCTTCAAAATCAGGTTCTCTATCGAAGGATAAAAAGCAAGATAAATGGGTAATAAAAGTAAATGGCAAACATCATGTAAAAAGACAACGCTTCACTATTGCTCACGAATTTGCACACTATTGTCTCCATAAAGATGAACAAGGGTCATTTGTTGATGAAGAAATCTACTTTAGAAAAGACCATGAAAGTTCTATTGAGTATAATGCTGATGTATTTGCATCTGAGATATTAATGCCTAAAGTTCTATTTGATAAAGCTATTAAAGAAGATAATATAAAAAAGATTAAGGAATTGTCAGATAAATTCAATGTATCTACAATGGCTATCACAATTAGAGCTGAAAAGCTAGGATTTAAAACCAAATCACATGAAAAATAA
- a CDS encoding sce7726 family protein: MDNLGNANVIKALLIDYIEKEKLIEGCVYGNELFYGKKKRQTDLLAVNGSTTAFEIKSDSDDYRKAREQLDDYKKVFDYQYLVTTKLHEKRALKVLKQNEGLILIDECNTIVIKRTPKKILKHDKEEILETIPASFLRKQFKVSCQYRSVTEVRKFLGNKKLEDLREALRIFFKQRLTPRNNVFFDEKGEITHYEDLKLLSKNSDEII; the protein is encoded by the coding sequence GTGGACAACCTTGGGAATGCAAATGTAATTAAGGCTCTCTTGATAGATTATATTGAGAAAGAGAAGCTTATTGAAGGTTGTGTTTATGGCAATGAACTATTTTACGGTAAAAAGAAAAGGCAAACTGATTTATTAGCGGTTAATGGCTCAACAACGGCATTTGAAATAAAGTCAGATAGTGATGATTATAGGAAAGCAAGAGAACAACTTGATGACTATAAAAAGGTGTTTGATTATCAGTATTTAGTAACAACAAAGCTTCATGAGAAAAGAGCATTGAAAGTATTAAAACAGAACGAAGGGCTTATTCTGATTGATGAATGTAATACTATTGTTATTAAAAGAACACCAAAAAAGATTTTAAAACACGATAAAGAAGAAATATTAGAAACAATTCCAGCATCATTTCTAAGAAAACAGTTTAAAGTCAGTTGTCAATATAGAAGTGTTACAGAAGTACGAAAATTTCTAGGAAATAAAAAATTAGAAGACCTAAGAGAAGCTTTAAGAATATTTTTTAAACAGCGATTAACACCAAGGAATAATGTCTTCTTTGACGAGAAAGGAGAAATAACTCACTATGAAGACTTAAAGCTTCTTTCAAAAAACTCAGACGAAATAATTTAA
- a CDS encoding GNAT family N-acetyltransferase, translating into MSSKTSENTVISFSCDIIQLQSIKTWLSEEDTKTGEGFFCNWETIEKAHTENQLAVLLKDNLPISFIAYFTNEPVVRIDIAETHPDYRNKGFGRLLFENLCDKIKTDNKVVELYCSPLSSEPIWRKLGFINFPKFPTSNSKVEMFKPLINTKTPIDKYTDGIELLELWNVEPYLANKKKPIKTWDLSDRNSNSFMPIIYPAFYEWQICWRKGTEILYQDKIKYFREFELEYGNFIIID; encoded by the coding sequence ATGTCTTCTAAGACCTCTGAAAATACAGTTATTTCTTTTTCTTGTGATATTATTCAATTACAGTCAATTAAAACTTGGCTATCCGAAGAAGATACGAAAACAGGAGAAGGTTTTTTCTGTAACTGGGAGACTATTGAGAAAGCCCATACAGAAAATCAACTTGCAGTATTATTAAAAGATAACCTTCCAATTAGTTTTATTGCATATTTCACCAATGAACCAGTTGTTAGAATAGATATTGCAGAAACACATCCTGATTATAGAAATAAAGGATTTGGTCGTTTACTTTTCGAAAATTTATGTGATAAAATAAAAACCGATAATAAAGTTGTTGAGCTATACTGTTCTCCTTTATCCTCTGAGCCTATTTGGAGAAAATTAGGTTTCATTAATTTCCCTAAATTTCCTACTAGTAATTCTAAGGTTGAAATGTTTAAACCTTTGATAAATACTAAAACGCCAATTGATAAATATACAGATGGAATTGAATTATTGGAATTATGGAATGTTGAACCTTATTTAGCGAATAAAAAAAAACCAATAAAAACTTGGGATTTAAGCGATAGGAATTCTAATAGTTTTATGCCGATTATATATCCAGCCTTTTATGAATGGCAAATTTGTTGGCGAAAAGGTACTGAAATATTATATCAAGATAAAATCAAATATTTCAGAGAATTTGAGCTTGAATATGGAAATTTCATTATAATAGATTGA
- a CDS encoding penicillin-binding protein 2, which yields MKNVRQTADQLIKILGGRRTKIEKQLSQKRRFALLASRVSPAKAEAVKKLNIVGIYIPDNSKRFYPNRRLAAQVIGFTGKEDHGLEGLEFSYNKVLEGQTLRIQEYRDGQGTVLDTEKNKRDELKGGTIVLSIDKKIQFFSEQALERAVKKHRGKSGTAIVMQPATGELLAVAHYPEFNPNNYGDFSRSRYRNRAVADTFEPGSIMKVITVASAIERGMAPKTIINCENGNYRVGRSVIHDTHPHDYLTPGQIIKFSSNIGAAKIAQDIGPKAMHYYLKAFGFGTKTGIDCPAERSGVILPLKRWTSIDAVAMSFGQGMSVTALQLVSAVSAIANGGKLMKPLLVKKVLSNTGEVVQDNKPCVVRQVISAKTADIVKKMMARVVQEDGTGTKAAIPGYRICGKTSTAQKAARGKKGYSDSRFTSAFAGFAPFDNPALAILVVVDEPKQNHYGGIVAAPAFKDIMARSFNYLNIAPNTDMIAALPREVSHAVD from the coding sequence ATTAAAAATGTCCGGCAGACGGCAGATCAATTGATTAAAATCCTTGGTGGCAGGCGGACTAAAATAGAAAAACAACTATCCCAAAAACGCCGGTTTGCACTATTGGCAAGCAGGGTATCCCCGGCTAAGGCTGAAGCGGTTAAAAAGCTGAACATTGTTGGTATCTACATCCCGGATAATTCCAAACGCTTTTACCCCAATCGGCGCCTGGCAGCCCAAGTCATCGGGTTCACAGGCAAAGAGGATCACGGCCTTGAAGGGCTGGAATTTTCCTACAATAAAGTTCTGGAAGGCCAAACCCTGAGAATCCAAGAGTACAGAGACGGTCAGGGTACAGTGCTTGATACGGAAAAAAACAAGCGTGACGAACTTAAGGGCGGCACCATTGTTTTATCTATAGATAAAAAAATTCAGTTTTTCAGCGAACAGGCCCTGGAACGGGCCGTAAAAAAACACCGGGGCAAATCAGGAACGGCCATTGTCATGCAGCCTGCCACGGGTGAACTGCTTGCCGTGGCCCACTACCCGGAATTCAACCCCAACAACTATGGCGATTTCAGCCGGAGCCGATACAGAAACAGAGCGGTGGCAGACACATTTGAGCCCGGTTCCATCATGAAGGTGATCACTGTAGCCTCAGCCATTGAAAGGGGCATGGCCCCCAAAACCATTATCAATTGTGAAAACGGCAATTACCGCGTTGGCAGATCCGTGATCCATGACACCCACCCCCATGATTACCTGACCCCGGGACAGATTATAAAATTCTCCTCGAACATCGGGGCGGCAAAAATCGCTCAGGACATCGGCCCCAAAGCCATGCACTATTACCTGAAGGCCTTTGGATTCGGCACAAAAACCGGCATAGATTGCCCAGCAGAAAGATCGGGCGTTATTTTGCCGTTGAAGCGCTGGACAAGCATTGATGCCGTGGCCATGTCCTTTGGCCAGGGTATGTCGGTGACGGCGCTCCAGCTCGTCAGCGCCGTATCAGCCATCGCCAACGGGGGCAAATTAATGAAACCGTTGCTGGTCAAAAAGGTCCTTTCCAACACTGGTGAAGTTGTCCAGGACAATAAACCCTGCGTCGTCCGCCAGGTGATCTCCGCAAAAACCGCAGACATTGTAAAAAAAATGATGGCCAGAGTGGTCCAGGAAGATGGGACCGGGACCAAGGCCGCCATCCCCGGCTACCGGATATGCGGCAAAACCAGCACCGCCCAAAAAGCAGCCAGAGGCAAAAAGGGATATTCAGATTCCAGGTTCACGTCGGCGTTTGCAGGTTTTGCCCCCTTTGACAACCCGGCTTTAGCCATTCTGGTGGTGGTGGACGAGCCCAAACAAAATCATTACGGCGGCATTGTGGCTGCACCGGCGTTCAAGGATATCATGGCTCGGTCCTTTAACTATCTGAACATTGCCCCTAACACAGACATGATAGCAGCATTACCCCGGGAGGTGTCCCATGCAGTTGACTGA
- a CDS encoding DEAD/DEAH box helicase family protein: MTLVIDETDETALINVIRSLNPVVVVDESHNAESDLSVEMLNNLNPSFVLDLTATPKENSNIISFVNAMALKKEHMVKLPVIVYNHHKKEEVITSALHLQRQLELLALEEEKVTGKYIRPIILFQAQSNIKGKDNTTYIHIKEQLTKLKIPEEQIKIKVSGLDELKGIDLMAKDCEVRYIITVNALKEGWDCPNAYILASLADKSSAVDVEQILGRVLRQPYVTKHQTPLLNLSFVLSASSKFQKTLDNIVKALQESGFSKDDYYAEEEPEAELSDNEVLQNELFGESELKQTDDDTPRAVDEIEVDEIDFNPETELTPDQIGNTNDIVKQITQKGESEGKSFEQKAESYTEDNTDYLLREMGKEPKKYKIEEPFVDVVSDIEIPQFYRKVPNDELHDTIIFEELTQKEQLLNRNSLLKGFKLASKSTEINFDDTATEVFQVDYNETKHTATMQKLSTRAKSILVDTILAKPKETQIKEITSLIVRKLGDMTPISHEDITKYVSRVFEDLNNDQIRDIINNEFLYIRKIKDKVKELENDYAKEQFQLLLDTNNIMVKPIFKFPQELTHINLCSPINKSLYEREASVNNFEQRVIMDIASLENVLFWHRNLEKGKGFALNGFKNDHYPDFIIYTQNGNLILIETKGDHLDNDDSRAKNLLGKKWAEKSGDNYKYFMVFETKDVPDTYTAQSIIDVVRML; this comes from the coding sequence ATGACCCTTGTTATTGACGAAACAGATGAAACAGCACTTATCAATGTAATACGTTCCTTAAATCCGGTGGTGGTGGTTGACGAAAGCCACAATGCGGAAAGCGATTTAAGTGTTGAAATGTTAAACAACCTAAATCCATCATTTGTATTGGATTTAACGGCTACGCCAAAAGAAAACAGCAATATCATAAGCTTTGTAAACGCTATGGCTCTTAAAAAAGAACACATGGTTAAGTTGCCTGTTATTGTTTACAATCATCATAAAAAGGAAGAAGTAATCACAAGTGCATTACACCTACAAAGACAATTGGAATTGCTTGCTTTAGAGGAAGAAAAAGTAACAGGTAAATATATCAGACCTATCATACTTTTTCAGGCACAATCGAACATTAAAGGTAAAGACAATACCACTTACATCCATATTAAGGAGCAACTCACCAAACTGAAAATACCTGAAGAACAAATCAAGATTAAGGTTAGCGGTTTAGATGAGTTAAAAGGTATTGACTTAATGGCAAAAGACTGTGAAGTCAGATATATCATTACCGTTAATGCTTTAAAAGAAGGTTGGGACTGCCCTAATGCTTACATTTTGGCATCATTAGCCGATAAATCGTCAGCTGTAGATGTAGAACAAATTTTAGGGCGAGTTTTACGCCAACCTTATGTCACCAAGCATCAAACACCACTTCTAAACCTGTCTTTCGTACTTTCGGCTAGTTCAAAGTTCCAAAAAACCTTGGATAATATTGTTAAAGCATTGCAGGAATCAGGCTTTAGCAAGGATGACTATTATGCGGAGGAAGAACCGGAAGCCGAATTATCGGACAATGAAGTGCTGCAAAACGAATTATTCGGAGAATCAGAACTGAAACAGACCGATGACGATACACCAAGAGCCGTTGATGAAATTGAGGTTGATGAGATTGACTTTAATCCCGAAACGGAATTAACGCCTGACCAAATTGGTAACACCAACGATATTGTAAAGCAAATCACTCAAAAAGGAGAAAGTGAAGGCAAATCCTTTGAGCAAAAAGCCGAATCATATACCGAAGATAATACCGACTATTTATTACGAGAAATGGGTAAAGAACCGAAAAAATATAAGATTGAGGAACCTTTTGTTGATGTGGTAAGCGACATTGAGATACCACAATTCTATCGCAAAGTTCCAAACGATGAGCTTCACGATACAATTATATTTGAAGAGCTTACACAAAAAGAGCAACTGTTAAATCGGAATAGTCTTTTAAAGGGCTTTAAGCTTGCCTCAAAAAGTACCGAGATTAATTTCGATGATACGGCTACGGAAGTTTTTCAGGTTGATTACAACGAGACAAAGCATACAGCTACCATGCAGAAACTTTCAACCAGAGCAAAATCAATCTTGGTAGATACCATCCTGGCTAAACCGAAAGAAACACAGATAAAAGAGATTACTTCCCTTATTGTGCGCAAGTTGGGCGACATGACCCCCATCTCACATGAAGATATTACAAAGTATGTTTCTCGTGTATTTGAAGATTTGAATAATGACCAAATTCGTGATATAATCAATAATGAGTTTCTCTATATCCGAAAAATAAAAGACAAGGTTAAGGAGCTTGAAAACGATTATGCCAAAGAGCAATTTCAACTATTGCTCGATACCAATAATATAATGGTTAAGCCTATTTTTAAATTCCCTCAGGAATTAACACATATCAACCTGTGTAGCCCAATCAATAAATCATTGTACGAACGAGAAGCATCGGTTAATAATTTTGAGCAAAGGGTAATTATGGATATTGCCTCATTGGAGAATGTTTTATTCTGGCACCGAAACCTTGAAAAAGGAAAAGGTTTTGCTCTGAATGGTTTTAAAAACGACCACTACCCTGATTTCATTATCTACACGCAAAACGGCAACCTTATTCTTATAGAAACCAAAGGCGACCATTTAGATAATGATGACAGCAGAGCCAAAAACTTGTTGGGTAAGAAATGGGCTGAAAAATCCGGTGACAATTACAAGTACTTCATGGTGTTTGAAACGAAAGATGTGCCGGATACTTATACCGCACAAAGTATTATTGATGTAGTTAGAATGTTGTAA
- a CDS encoding helix-turn-helix transcriptional regulator, producing the protein MNRIKEILDQKGIKQTWLADKLGKSYNIVNGYVQNRQQPRLEILFEIAKILEVEVKDLIKEEKK; encoded by the coding sequence ATGAATAGAATTAAAGAGATTTTAGACCAAAAAGGCATTAAACAAACTTGGTTAGCTGACAAGCTAGGCAAAAGCTACAATATTGTAAATGGTTATGTTCAAAATAGACAGCAACCAAGATTGGAAATATTGTTTGAAATAGCCAAAATATTAGAGGTTGAAGTCAAGGATTTAATTAAAGAGGAAAAAAAATAA
- a CDS encoding beta family protein produces MKNKYNILFKTGDAEIRALEKSNFDVSNIFPIVELTRGRKSKTDKVGLISKRIKKLGEIFSNQSICLDLTTSDQLTNEEIEELYNTDSGYENWVEFLNSVNASKTFREIVPTILVDTTDEDIDINLKAQVESLSKSFKRIAYRNDITDDGYIEDIGIFAETVKEKNVEFVFIADCEYVPSGATRNTASLVSARITKVKKLIPNSTFIVISTSFPRYVSDIGNDNYDIFPLYELDVYKEVKEIHSDVIYGDYGSINPIRNDTVVMARGWIPRIDVPTLAGIYYYRVRNKIKDYAATYSIVASKVVEDDKFPTHLSSNWGIKQILLSKKGSAPGASPNFWISVRMSIFIAMQLKRLKL; encoded by the coding sequence ATGAAAAATAAATACAATATTTTATTCAAAACTGGCGATGCTGAAATTAGAGCATTAGAGAAATCTAACTTTGATGTTTCAAATATCTTTCCAATTGTGGAATTAACCAGAGGTAGAAAATCAAAAACGGATAAGGTTGGTTTGATTTCAAAACGTATCAAGAAATTAGGTGAAATATTCTCAAATCAATCCATTTGCCTTGACTTAACTACATCTGACCAATTGACTAATGAAGAAATCGAGGAATTATATAATACTGATTCTGGTTACGAAAACTGGGTAGAGTTTTTAAATTCAGTAAATGCATCAAAAACGTTCAGAGAAATAGTACCAACAATATTGGTAGATACAACAGATGAGGATATTGATATAAATTTAAAAGCTCAAGTTGAAAGTTTATCCAAAAGTTTCAAAAGAATTGCATATAGAAACGATATTACGGACGATGGGTATATCGAAGATATAGGAATATTTGCTGAAACAGTAAAAGAAAAAAATGTTGAATTTGTATTTATAGCAGATTGTGAATATGTGCCATCAGGTGCTACTCGGAATACGGCAAGTCTCGTTTCTGCAAGAATCACAAAGGTTAAGAAATTAATCCCAAATTCTACATTTATTGTGATTTCTACTTCATTCCCACGGTATGTTAGCGATATAGGAAATGACAACTATGATATTTTCCCTCTTTATGAGCTAGATGTTTATAAAGAAGTAAAAGAAATTCATAGTGATGTCATATATGGCGATTATGGTTCTATTAATCCCATAAGAAACGACACGGTTGTTATGGCAAGAGGTTGGATTCCAAGAATAGATGTTCCTACACTTGCCGGAATATACTACTACAGGGTTAGAAATAAAATAAAGGATTATGCTGCTACTTATTCTATTGTGGCAAGTAAAGTTGTGGAAGACGACAAGTTTCCTACACACCTATCTTCCAATTGGGGTATAAAACAGATTCTTCTGAGTAAAAAAGGAAGTGCGCCTGGAGCCTCTCCAAACTTCTGGATTTCAGTACGTATGTCAATTTTTATAGCGATGCAGTTAAAAAGGCTGAAATTATAA